A single region of the bacterium genome encodes:
- a CDS encoding mobile mystery protein B — protein MGLEIEYIEGQTPLDEDEKEGLLIKSITTRGELDEFEQLNIEKSVQWTIGKKWKPEYILSEIFVKELHKRMFNEVWSWAGNFRKTNKNIGVDKHQIGFSLKQLLDDSLYWLKNKTYTDEEFAIRFKHRIVKIHCFPNGNGRHSRLIADIIISQLFGKPIFTWNSTNLNKKGEARSVYLTAIRQADSGDIKPLIDFAKT, from the coding sequence ATGGGATTAGAAATAGAATATATTGAAGGGCAAACACCTTTAGATGAAGATGAGAAAGAGGGGCTGTTAATAAAATCAATCACAACGCGTGGTGAATTAGACGAATTCGAACAATTAAATATAGAAAAATCTGTACAGTGGACTATTGGAAAAAAATGGAAACCTGAGTATATCCTATCCGAAATTTTTGTAAAGGAACTTCATAAAAGAATGTTTAACGAAGTCTGGTCTTGGGCAGGTAATTTTAGAAAGACAAACAAAAATATTGGAGTCGATAAGCATCAAATAGGATTTTCTTTAAAACAATTATTGGATGATAGTCTCTATTGGTTAAAGAATAAAACATATACTGATGAGGAATTTGCAATAAGATTCAAACATAGAATTGTTAAAATACATTGTTTTCCAAACGGTAATGGTAGGCATTCAAGATTAATAGCAGATATCATTATTAGTCAATTATTTGGAAAACCGATATTTACTTGGAATAGCACAAATCTAAATAAAAAGGGAGAAGCGAGATCAGTTTATTTGACTGCGATAAGGCAAGCAGATTCTGGTGATATTAAGCCTTTGATTGATTTTGCTAAAACATAA
- a CDS encoding efflux RND transporter periplasmic adaptor subunit → MKNIILIATIATSIVFASCNSKKETHGEENEHHDEHENSNTSMLTAEQMKSIKIEFGSVEKKQLTASLKANGILKVPNQNKANATASLGGVITSILVQTGNTVSKGQIIATITNNSFITLQEEFLSISSKAELAQLEFNRQKELQQGNATALKNLQSAEAELKTLKARRASLKKQLELIGINTETLTSDNIQSAVSITSPISGAISNVMVNIGSYVDADNPIAEIVDNNQLHLDLYVYEKDLQKLKIGQTIHFTLTNNPGKEYDADVYAISNTFEANTKAIAVHAMVKGNKQGLIDGMSITALVSLENATVDAVPTNAIVNHEGQDYIFIVTDAHKEVEHHSETTTAEHKHDEHGHEHSEKEEPEPAEEGTTFEKIPIRKGTTDIGYSEITLLKEIPANSKVVVNGAFFILAKMNNKGEAHEH, encoded by the coding sequence ATGAAAAATATAATCCTCATAGCAACCATTGCAACATCAATAGTATTTGCATCCTGCAACAGCAAAAAAGAAACGCACGGAGAGGAAAACGAGCATCACGATGAACACGAAAACTCCAACACGTCAATGCTCACAGCCGAACAAATGAAATCAATAAAAATTGAGTTCGGTAGTGTTGAAAAAAAACAACTCACAGCTTCCCTCAAAGCCAATGGAATTTTGAAAGTGCCAAATCAGAATAAAGCCAATGCAACGGCATCATTGGGCGGAGTAATCACATCTATCTTAGTGCAAACGGGCAACACTGTTAGCAAAGGACAGATAATTGCCACCATCACCAATAATTCATTCATCACTTTACAGGAAGAATTTTTAAGCATTTCTTCAAAAGCAGAATTGGCACAATTAGAATTTAACCGACAAAAGGAATTGCAACAAGGCAACGCAACAGCACTAAAAAATCTGCAATCAGCCGAAGCAGAACTTAAAACATTAAAAGCAAGACGAGCAAGTCTGAAAAAGCAATTAGAGCTAATCGGCATTAATACCGAAACGCTTACTTCAGATAATATTCAGTCTGCCGTTAGTATCACAAGCCCAATCAGCGGGGCAATCAGCAATGTAATGGTTAACATTGGCAGCTATGTAGATGCCGATAATCCCATAGCCGAAATTGTGGACAACAACCAACTGCATTTGGATTTGTATGTGTATGAAAAAGATTTACAAAAACTAAAAATTGGACAAACCATACATTTTACCCTTACCAACAATCCGGGTAAAGAATACGATGCCGATGTTTACGCTATTAGCAACACATTTGAAGCAAACACCAAAGCCATTGCCGTTCACGCAATGGTAAAAGGCAACAAACAAGGACTGATTGACGGGATGAGTATTACCGCACTAGTAAGTTTAGAAAATGCAACCGTTGATGCAGTGCCTACCAACGCCATTGTAAACCACGAAGGGCAGGACTATATTTTTATCGTTACCGATGCTCACAAGGAAGTAGAACACCATAGCGAAACCACAACTGCTGAGCATAAACACGATGAACACGGACACGAACACAGCGAAAAGGAGGAACCCGAACCCGCCGAAGAAGGAACAACCTTTGAAAAAATTCCTATTCGCAAAGGCACAACCGATATAGGTTACAGCGAGATTACTTTGCTAAAGGAAATTCCCGCTAATAGCAAAGTAGTAGTTAACGGAGCATTTTTTATATTGGCTAAAATGAACAACAAAGGAGAGGCACACGAACATTAA
- a CDS encoding class I SAM-dependent methyltransferase, which yields MENKKYIPALGYDFLTAYYDLAIKITMPEKKFRRLLVEEINPQANEKILEFGFGTGQNLILAHKKNPKTKLEGLDIDPKVKAIAEHKLAKNNTSIPLHLYDGGILPFTDNTFDKVYNCLVFHQLDAETKLNCLKELHRVLKPNGKLIIADWGKAQNKLMRFTFRLVQLLDGFKTTNDNVKGLMPDFITKAGFDNVLVTKSINTAIGTFSYFNATKNEIS from the coding sequence ATGGAAAATAAAAAATATATTCCAGCATTGGGTTACGATTTTTTAACTGCCTATTATGATTTGGCAATTAAAATTACTATGCCCGAAAAAAAATTCAGAAGACTTTTGGTTGAAGAAATCAATCCACAAGCGAACGAAAAGATTTTAGAATTTGGCTTTGGTACAGGACAAAATTTGATTTTGGCACATAAGAAAAATCCAAAAACAAAATTAGAAGGATTGGATATAGACCCCAAAGTAAAGGCGATTGCCGAACATAAATTGGCAAAAAATAATACTTCAATTCCATTGCATTTATACGATGGTGGTATTTTACCTTTTACCGATAACACTTTTGATAAAGTTTACAATTGTTTGGTTTTTCATCAATTAGATGCTGAAACAAAATTGAATTGTCTTAAAGAGTTGCATCGGGTTTTGAAACCTAACGGTAAACTCATTATTGCCGATTGGGGAAAAGCACAGAACAAGTTAATGCGATTTACTTTTAGATTGGTTCAATTGTTAGATGGTTTCAAAACCACGAATGATAATGTAAAAGGATTGATGCCCGATTTTATTACAAAAGCAGGTTTTGACAATGTTTTGGTAACAAAATCTATCAATACAGCAATTGGCACATTTTCCTATTTCAATGCAACAAAAAATGAAATTTCTTAA
- a CDS encoding multicopper oxidase domain-containing protein, giving the protein MDNQKNIYKKLLPIVVLLLATTNTIAQKVVRYDLFVKDTIVNFTGKEKRAIAVNGQIPMPTLTFTEGDTAEIHVHNRLKESTSLHWHGLYLPNKEDGVPYLTQMPIEPNTTHIYRFPIIQNGTHWYHSHSGLQEQIGMYGSMVLLKRTDDPTFRKGIDDLPTVPIILSEWTDYNPDNVHRMLHNANDWFAIKKNTVQSYGEAIKAGHFKTKLTNEWKRMLAMDVSDVYYDKFLINGTSESQLSQFKAGDKVRLRISNGGASSYFWLTYAGGKITVVSNDGNDVEPVVVDRLIIGVSETYDVIVTIPAENTSYEFLATPEDRTKSASIYIGSGIKQLVSPLPKLKYFEGMKMMNDMMKMNGKMNDMGMDMSLQQMDMNTVMYHEITGENKPKSSQHSDHSNHTMPSNDIVTLNYAMLKSPTKTTLPKDAPIRELRFELTGNMNRYVWSMDNRVLAETDKILIKKGEIVRITLYNNSMMRHPMHLHGHDFRVINGQGDYAPLKNVLDIMPMETNVIEFEANLDGDWFFHCHILYHMMAGMNRVFSTENQEPNPLLPDKKWAYKKLQRESNELHFMFQNDFATNGNDGMTMLQNTRWSFGTEWRLGYHDRHGYETETHIGRYIGRNQWLMPFVGFDWRYRKQDGEFEKNIFGQTNTKDNRTQFSLGVAYTLPMLVILQTEVYHDGNVRVQLRREDIPLSKRFRASFMVNTDKEYMFGLNYIASKNLGFRTHYDSDMGFGIGLTLNY; this is encoded by the coding sequence ATGGATAATCAAAAAAATATTTATAAAAAACTGTTGCCGATAGTTGTTTTACTATTGGCAACCACAAACACTATCGCCCAAAAAGTAGTCCGATATGACCTTTTTGTAAAAGACACTATCGTAAATTTTACAGGTAAAGAAAAACGAGCCATTGCCGTAAACGGACAAATTCCAATGCCTACACTTACGTTTACAGAAGGCGACACAGCAGAAATACACGTACACAATAGGCTTAAAGAAAGTACATCTTTGCATTGGCACGGTTTGTATTTGCCTAATAAAGAAGATGGCGTTCCGTACCTGACCCAAATGCCGATAGAACCTAATACCACGCACATTTATCGTTTCCCGATAATTCAAAACGGCACACATTGGTATCACAGTCATAGCGGACTACAAGAACAAATTGGAATGTACGGCTCAATGGTTCTTCTTAAAAGAACAGACGACCCTACTTTCAGAAAAGGGATTGACGATTTGCCGACTGTTCCAATTATTTTAAGCGAATGGACAGACTATAATCCTGACAATGTTCACAGAATGTTACACAATGCCAATGATTGGTTTGCCATCAAGAAAAACACCGTTCAGAGTTATGGAGAAGCCATAAAAGCAGGGCATTTCAAAACCAAATTAACCAACGAATGGAAACGAATGTTGGCAATGGATGTGAGTGATGTGTACTATGATAAATTTTTGATTAACGGAACATCTGAAAGTCAACTTTCTCAATTCAAAGCAGGCGATAAAGTAAGATTGCGAATTTCAAACGGTGGTGCATCATCTTATTTTTGGCTCACCTACGCAGGTGGAAAAATTACAGTAGTTTCCAATGATGGCAATGATGTTGAGCCTGTTGTGGTAGATAGACTGATAATCGGGGTTTCAGAAACGTATGACGTAATTGTTACCATTCCCGCAGAAAATACTTCTTACGAATTTTTGGCAACACCCGAAGACCGCACCAAATCGGCATCAATTTATATTGGTTCAGGTATCAAACAGTTAGTAAGTCCATTGCCCAAACTGAAATATTTTGAAGGAATGAAGATGATGAATGATATGATGAAAATGAACGGCAAAATGAACGATATGGGAATGGATATGTCGCTTCAACAAATGGATATGAATACGGTAATGTACCATGAAATTACAGGAGAAAATAAACCAAAATCATCTCAACATTCAGACCATAGCAATCATACAATGCCAAGCAATGACATTGTTACATTAAACTACGCAATGCTGAAATCACCCACCAAAACCACTTTACCAAAAGATGCACCTATCAGAGAATTAAGGTTTGAATTAACAGGCAATATGAACCGCTATGTGTGGAGTATGGACAACCGAGTGCTTGCAGAAACTGATAAAATTCTAATCAAAAAAGGTGAAATTGTAAGAATAACACTCTACAACAATTCAATGATGCGACACCCAATGCACTTGCACGGACACGATTTTAGGGTTATAAACGGACAAGGTGATTATGCACCACTTAAAAATGTGTTGGACATAATGCCAATGGAAACCAATGTTATAGAATTTGAAGCCAATTTAGATGGCGATTGGTTTTTTCATTGTCATATTCTCTACCATATGATGGCAGGAATGAACCGAGTTTTTAGCACAGAAAACCAAGAACCCAATCCCTTGCTGCCTGATAAAAAATGGGCTTACAAAAAATTACAACGGGAAAGCAATGAACTACATTTTATGTTCCAAAACGACTTTGCAACCAATGGTAATGACGGAATGACTATGTTACAAAATACCCGTTGGAGTTTTGGCACAGAATGGCGATTAGGTTATCACGACAGACACGGTTATGAAACTGAAACCCACATAGGACGATACATTGGCAGAAACCAATGGCTAATGCCATTTGTTGGTTTTGATTGGCGATACAGAAAACAAGATGGGGAATTTGAAAAAAATATTTTTGGGCAGACAAACACCAAAGACAATCGGACACAATTTAGTTTAGGGGTGGCTTATACTTTACCAATGCTTGTAATTTTACAAACAGAAGTCTATCACGATGGAAATGTAAGAGTACAATTAAGACGTGAAGACATTCCGCTTTCAAAAAGGTTTAGAGCCTCATTTATGGTAAATACAGACAAAGAATATATGTTTGGACTAAATTATATCGCAAGTAAAAACTTAGGGTTCAGAACACATTACGACAGTGATATGGGTTTTGGAATAGGACTGACACTTAATTATTAA
- a CDS encoding mobile mystery protein A, whose protein sequence is MDISKQRLIIEQADRKLALFRPLSSFSIPPKGWIHTIRIALKMSLRQLGNRLKISPQSVKEIEEREANGSITIKGLREVGAVLDMKLVYGFIPKGQSIEEMIEKRALDIAKDIVMRTSYTMQLEDQENSKIRIEKAIKNRAEEIKTKMPKYLWD, encoded by the coding sequence ATGGATATTTCAAAACAACGACTAATTATTGAACAAGCTGATAGAAAATTGGCATTGTTCAGACCTTTGAGTTCATTTTCAATACCCCCCAAAGGATGGATACATACAATACGCATTGCTTTAAAAATGTCGTTGAGACAATTGGGTAATCGTTTAAAAATATCTCCTCAAAGTGTAAAAGAGATTGAGGAACGTGAGGCCAATGGTTCAATTACAATAAAAGGCCTTAGGGAAGTTGGAGCGGTACTTGATATGAAACTTGTTTATGGGTTTATACCAAAAGGACAAAGTATTGAAGAAATGATTGAAAAAAGAGCTTTAGACATTGCAAAGGATATTGTAATGAGAACTTCATACACAATGCAACTTGAGGATCAGGAGAATTCGAAAATTCGTATAGAAAAAGCAATAAAAAATAGAGCTGAAGAAATCAAAACTAAAATGCCAAAGTATTTATGGGATTAG
- a CDS encoding GNAT family N-acetyltransferase, with protein MEVSNIETTRLKIRHLRLSDLPDFHVYRSNPEVVKYQSFDTMTMEQAEEFIKDNSARHFGKAGEWVQYGIENKETKKIIGDCAIKLDQSDIRIAEIGITISHLEQKKGFAKEALIGILSFLFDTQKIHRVVEISDAENRASVNLLKSIGFRQEGHFIENIFFKGKWGSEFQFAMLKREWDDRKK; from the coding sequence ATGGAAGTATCAAATATAGAAACGACTAGGCTTAAAATTCGGCATCTCAGATTATCTGATTTGCCTGATTTTCATGTTTATCGTTCTAATCCGGAAGTTGTTAAATATCAAAGTTTTGATACTATGACAATGGAACAAGCCGAAGAATTTATTAAAGACAATTCAGCAAGACACTTTGGAAAAGCCGGAGAATGGGTGCAGTACGGCATTGAAAATAAAGAAACGAAAAAAATTATTGGCGACTGTGCAATTAAGCTTGATCAATCCGACATAAGAATTGCAGAAATTGGAATTACAATTTCGCATCTTGAACAAAAAAAAGGTTTTGCAAAAGAAGCGTTAATTGGGATTTTGTCGTTTCTGTTTGACACCCAAAAAATACACAGAGTAGTTGAAATTTCGGACGCAGAAAACAGGGCTTCCGTGAACCTATTAAAAAGCATCGGTTTTAGACAAGAAGGACACTTTATAGAAAACATATTTTTTAAAGGAAAATGGGGAAGTGAATTTCAATTTGCCATGCTAAAAAGAGAATGGGACGATAGAAAAAAGTAA
- a CDS encoding CusA/CzcA family heavy metal efflux RND transporter: protein MLDKIIAFSIKNKFIIALMTLALIVWGVWSATKLPIDAVPDITNNQVQIITVCPTLAGQEVEQLVTYPIEQSIANLPDLEELRSISRFGLSVITVVFHDKVDIYFARQLINERLKEAESKIPKGVGTPELAPVSTGLGEVYQYIIHPKKGSESKYTAMDLRTMQDWIVARQLYGTPGIAEVNSFGGQLKQYEVAVNPDRLIAMGITIPEIFTALEKNNENTGGAYIDKKPNAYFIRGVGLIGSFDDIKNIVVKTNPNGIPILIKDVAEVCLGSAVRYGAMTYNGEVDAVGGVVMMLKGANSADVVGRIKDKMQTIQKSLPKDVVIEPYLDRTDLVNRAISTVEKNLIEGALIVIFVLVIFLGNLRAGLIVASAIPLSMLFALGLMNVFGVSANLMSLGAIDFGLIVDSAVIIVEATLHHLGLRKSIGKLTQNEMDEEVFQSASKIRNSAAFGEIIILIVYIPILTLIGIEGKMFRPMAQTVGFAIFGALILSLTYIPMMCAAFLPKTISHKQTFSDRMMNLFQRIYAPLLDKAIRFKKVIVGITVAVFVVSVFLFSKLGGEFIPTLQEGDFAFHCILPQGTSLSQSLETSMQASRIIKEFDEVKMVVGKTGAAEVPTDPMPPEATDMMIILKQPSEWKRDVTYDELAEEIERKLSTIPGVFFEKNQPIQMRFNELMTGIRQDVAVKIFGENMDTLLAYANKVNSVVQSVDGATEPSVERVAGLPQIVIKYNRSQIANYGLNIEDINHIVSTAFAGGGAGVVYENERKFDLVVRLDSTHRNNIDDVSHLYIPTTNGTQIPLSQVAEIKMELGPAQISREDGKRRIVVGFNISGRDVASVVTDIQKELNEKVKLPEGYYYTYGGTFENLQAASKRLMIALPVALALIFMLLYFTFGSVKQATLIYTAIPMSAIGGVFALLIRDMPFSISAGIGFIALFGVAVLNGIVLIGTFNQLEKDGMTDIIQRIKEGTKIRLRPVLMTATVASLGFLPMALSHGAGAEVQKPLATVVIGGLITATFLTLIVLPLLYLMFSKIKKPIRKISATAIVVFALLSFNAANAQTPTAKTISVEDAISSALKNNLEMQSQQLNVQSSATLKKSVFELPKTDVNFQFGQFNSINQDKAFQVSQSIPFPTYYTAKSGLYKAELQSSELQQQATANEIKAQVQYWFYQLQYLQTTKKQLQSLDSLYNDFVNAAALRYKTGETNLLEKTTAETKRGQLSQLLKQNETEFTTAYNSLKSLMNTSEDFTISVSENLQPLVLSSSFDTTLIANNPSLKVLYQQAIIAEQNKKLETASTLPDYSVGYFNQSLIGVQTINGSDVFFDRSKRFQGFNIGISIPLTFFSNAAKIKSLDYKQQALQKVADNGKLILQNQLQNAFQQYNQNLSQYNYYKTTALPNADIIISTATLGFKSGDIGYIEYLQALQTATDVQLSYLQSVNQINQSIININFLINK, encoded by the coding sequence ATGTTAGACAAAATAATTGCTTTCAGCATAAAAAATAAATTCATCATTGCATTGATGACGCTTGCACTCATTGTTTGGGGAGTGTGGAGTGCTACAAAACTGCCTATTGACGCAGTTCCCGACATTACCAACAATCAGGTGCAAATCATCACCGTTTGCCCTACCCTTGCAGGACAAGAGGTGGAACAGTTGGTAACTTATCCTATAGAACAAAGCATTGCCAACCTTCCCGACTTAGAGGAATTGCGAAGCATTTCCCGTTTCGGACTTTCGGTAATTACCGTTGTCTTTCACGACAAAGTGGACATCTACTTTGCACGACAACTCATAAACGAACGACTTAAAGAAGCCGAAAGCAAAATCCCAAAAGGTGTTGGAACACCTGAATTAGCACCCGTTAGCACAGGTTTGGGCGAAGTGTATCAATACATTATTCACCCGAAAAAAGGCAGTGAAAGTAAATACACAGCAATGGACTTGCGGACAATGCAAGATTGGATTGTTGCCCGACAACTTTATGGCACACCAGGAATTGCAGAAGTAAACAGCTTTGGCGGGCAACTCAAACAATACGAAGTTGCCGTAAATCCTGACCGTTTAATTGCAATGGGAATTACCATTCCCGAAATTTTTACCGCATTGGAAAAGAACAACGAAAACACGGGTGGTGCCTACATTGACAAAAAACCAAACGCTTATTTCATTCGTGGCGTTGGCTTGATTGGTTCGTTTGACGACATCAAAAATATTGTTGTAAAAACCAATCCTAACGGCATTCCTATCTTGATAAAAGATGTTGCCGAAGTTTGCTTAGGCAGTGCCGTTCGTTATGGTGCTATGACTTACAACGGTGAAGTAGATGCAGTAGGTGGAGTGGTAATGATGCTAAAAGGGGCGAATAGTGCCGATGTGGTTGGCAGAATTAAAGATAAAATGCAAACCATTCAAAAATCATTACCCAAAGATGTAGTAATAGAACCATACTTAGACAGAACAGACTTAGTAAACCGAGCCATCAGCACAGTAGAAAAAAATTTAATTGAAGGTGCATTAATAGTAATCTTCGTTTTGGTCATATTTCTTGGGAACCTCCGGGCAGGACTTATTGTAGCCTCTGCAATTCCATTATCAATGCTTTTTGCATTGGGCTTAATGAATGTATTTGGCGTAAGTGCAAACCTTATGAGTTTAGGTGCAATTGACTTTGGTTTGATTGTGGACAGTGCGGTAATTATAGTAGAAGCCACCTTGCACCATTTGGGTTTGCGAAAATCAATTGGAAAGCTAACACAGAATGAAATGGACGAGGAAGTTTTTCAATCCGCCTCAAAAATCCGCAACAGTGCTGCGTTTGGCGAAATCATTATCCTGATAGTTTATATACCAATTCTTACCCTTATAGGTATTGAAGGAAAAATGTTTCGCCCAATGGCTCAAACTGTTGGTTTCGCCATTTTCGGGGCATTGATTTTATCGCTTACCTATATTCCAATGATGTGTGCAGCGTTTTTACCAAAAACCATTTCACACAAGCAAACTTTTAGCGATAGAATGATGAATTTATTTCAACGCATCTATGCACCACTATTAGATAAAGCCATTCGTTTCAAAAAAGTAATTGTTGGCATAACGGTTGCCGTTTTTGTGGTTTCTGTTTTCCTGTTTTCAAAATTGGGAGGTGAATTTATACCTACATTACAGGAAGGCGATTTTGCTTTCCATTGCATATTACCGCAAGGCACATCACTTTCACAAAGTTTGGAAACATCCATGCAGGCATCCCGCATAATCAAAGAATTTGACGAGGTAAAAATGGTAGTTGGAAAAACAGGTGCAGCCGAAGTTCCCACCGACCCAATGCCCCCCGAAGCAACAGACATGATGATAATACTTAAACAGCCTTCCGAATGGAAACGGGATGTTACGTATGATGAACTGGCAGAAGAAATAGAAAGAAAACTAAGCACAATTCCTGGGGTTTTCTTTGAAAAAAACCAACCCATCCAAATGAGGTTCAACGAACTCATGACAGGTATTCGTCAAGATGTTGCCGTTAAAATTTTCGGTGAAAATATGGACACACTTTTGGCTTATGCAAACAAGGTAAATTCAGTTGTGCAAAGTGTGGACGGTGCAACCGAACCAAGCGTTGAACGGGTTGCAGGGCTTCCGCAAATCGTCATCAAATACAACCGTTCGCAAATTGCCAACTATGGTTTGAACATTGAGGATATAAACCACATTGTAAGCACCGCTTTTGCAGGTGGTGGGGCAGGTGTAGTTTATGAAAACGAACGCAAATTTGATTTGGTTGTTCGCTTGGACAGCACACACCGAAACAACATTGACGATGTAAGTCATTTGTATATTCCAACTACAAACGGAACTCAAATACCATTATCACAAGTAGCAGAAATAAAAATGGAATTGGGTCCTGCACAAATAAGCCGTGAAGATGGTAAACGCAGAATTGTTGTAGGTTTCAATATTTCAGGTAGAGATGTAGCAAGTGTAGTTACTGATATTCAAAAGGAATTGAACGAAAAAGTAAAATTGCCTGAAGGCTATTATTACACTTATGGTGGAACATTTGAAAATCTGCAAGCAGCGAGCAAACGCCTAATGATTGCATTACCAGTAGCTTTAGCACTCATTTTTATGTTGCTTTATTTCACATTTGGTTCAGTAAAACAAGCAACACTTATTTACACCGCAATTCCAATGAGTGCAATAGGCGGAGTATTCGCCTTGCTCATTCGTGATATGCCTTTCAGCATTTCGGCAGGTATTGGTTTTATTGCCTTGTTTGGCGTAGCGGTTTTAAACGGCATTGTACTGATTGGAACTTTTAACCAATTGGAGAAAGACGGAATGACCGACATTATCCAACGCATAAAAGAAGGAACGAAAATCCGTTTGCGACCTGTGCTGATGACTGCCACTGTTGCATCGTTGGGGTTTCTACCAATGGCACTTTCGCATGGTGCAGGTGCAGAGGTGCAAAAACCTTTGGCAACTGTTGTAATTGGCGGATTGATAACAGCAACCTTTTTAACCCTAATTGTTTTGCCGTTGTTGTATTTGATGTTTTCAAAAATCAAAAAGCCAATACGCAAAATATCTGCAACGGCTATTGTAGTTTTTGCGTTGCTTTCATTCAATGCTGCAAATGCTCAAACGCCAACAGCCAAAACCATTTCGGTTGAAGATGCCATAAGTTCAGCATTGAAAAACAATTTAGAAATGCAATCGCAACAACTCAATGTGCAATCTTCTGCAACCTTGAAAAAATCGGTGTTTGAATTACCAAAAACGGATGTCAATTTTCAGTTTGGGCAATTTAACAGCATCAATCAGGATAAGGCATTTCAGGTTTCACAAAGTATTCCCTTTCCTACTTATTACACCGCTAAATCAGGTTTGTATAAAGCCGAATTGCAAAGTAGTGAGTTGCAGCAGCAAGCCACCGCCAACGAAATAAAAGCACAGGTGCAATACTGGTTTTATCAGTTGCAATATTTACAAACCACAAAAAAGCAACTGCAATCTCTTGACAGTTTGTATAACGATTTTGTGAATGCTGCCGCCTTGCGTTACAAAACAGGCGAAACCAATTTGTTGGAAAAAACCACAGCCGAAACCAAACGGGGACAACTTTCTCAGTTACTTAAACAAAACGAAACGGAATTTACAACGGCTTACAATTCGCTTAAATCGTTAATGAATACAAGCGAAGATTTTACAATTTCGGTAAGTGAAAATTTGCAACCGCTTGTTTTAAGCAGTTCGTTTGACACAACGCTAATAGCAAATAACCCATCGCTAAAGGTGTTGTATCAGCAAGCAATAATTGCAGAACAAAACAAAAAGTTAGAAACCGCCTCTACACTTCCCGACTATAGTGTAGGTTACTTCAATCAGTCGCTTATTGGGGTGCAAACTATTAACGGCTCTGATGTATTCTTTGACCGCAGCAAACGTTTTCAAGGCTTCAACATAGGTATCAGCATTCCGCTTACTTTTTTCAGCAACGCTGCAAAAATAAAATCGCTTGACTACAAACAACAAGCATTGCAAAAAGTAGCCGATAACGGAAAACTGATTTTACAAAACCAGTTGCAAAATGCTTTTCAGCAATACAACCAGAATTTGTCGCAATACAATTATTACAAAACCACCGCTTTGCCCAATGCTGACATAATAATCAGCACCGCAACGCTTGGTTTCAAAAGTGGCGACATTGGTTACATTGAATACTTACAAGCCTTGCAAACCGCTACTGATGTGCAGTTGAGTTATCTGCAATCGGTTAACCAAATCAATCAATCCATCATCAACATCAATTTCTTAATCAACAAATAA
- a CDS encoding DUF3703 domain-containing protein — MKFNTSMPTALKPYFQKEISEAVNAFSKGYLQQSWQHLERAHILGQPYPFAHSYVHWKMLIFGIKTKNPKEVIGQIPRLLVGGVKSFVGNIPLGNTGGANVPPLQPMEIPEDLKIIIKATRK, encoded by the coding sequence ATGAAATTTAACACATCAATGCCGACAGCACTAAAACCATACTTTCAAAAGGAAATAAGCGAAGCTGTAAATGCCTTTTCTAAAGGATATTTGCAACAAAGTTGGCAACACTTAGAAAGAGCACACATACTTGGACAGCCCTATCCTTTTGCACATTCCTATGTTCACTGGAAAATGTTGATTTTCGGCATCAAAACTAAAAATCCAAAAGAAGTAATCGGACAAATTCCCCGCTTATTAGTCGGTGGAGTAAAATCCTTTGTCGGTAACATCCCACTAGGGAATACTGGAGGTGCAAATGTTCCACCACTACAGCCCATGGAAATACCCGAAGACCTTAAAATAATAATTAAAGCAACAAGAAAATAA